The following are from one region of the Rosistilla carotiformis genome:
- a CDS encoding polyketide synthase: MPEPNHSSSIHPQLQAVLTRLRSMVRKYIVADFVLTALVAIGAAFWGGLLLDYGPILLGGLEMPRSARILLLVALFVVLVVLAIRLLGERLSAELPDESLALLLERQHPELGERLMTSVQLAHAESNLDAHSRPLYEHVRREAAQLSDGLDIRRVFQWKPLIHKAIAAGLMLLAVMVFVVVTPSIASHAISRLLTLSDDPWPRKAKLEMVGVEVPIVSFADPDSSAPPEVKLLTFEDRSLRLARGGSATLRVRAIAEDRVVPELCTVHYETASGQRGQANMRRVGGQRNGYQEFSLDGPPLDGLAEDVRFTVRGLDDRLSDFRVRVVDPPAIAQLEIQCRYPEYLRDPQNTSDAADLIVNYAPGLRIREGSDLKVVGYSSKPLSRVDVMLRSADGDGKVESAKVASDGMSFALSLPRFSEDQTLLLLPVDRLEISAGAPFRFFLGVVNDQPPEISLNLVGIGSAITPVAKIPFMGTVKDDYELSRTEIALAAANQQNVQPVLRDVQPQRDGSFEGQVDLRALVADDVMKSMAPGERLNLFAEATDRYSLADRHVTQSDLYGLDVVSPEELLGRLERRELGLRARLEQSIDEIRQLRDVLKTISSDDWQAPESATAMVQDGDEESLRAEQLRVLRIQQSSLQANKTGEELTGIAASLGDIILEMENNRVDSVDRRQRITSQVRQPLEAVVGGELKSLRALIEELSRVARDPASGPEVAGQAVEAAEEVLLRLTAILDSMLDLESYNEILDIVRDLIDRQNRLIDDTKDEQKRRVLDLFKPQ; this comes from the coding sequence ATGCCTGAACCAAATCACTCATCATCGATTCATCCTCAATTGCAGGCCGTCTTAACGCGGTTGCGATCGATGGTGCGAAAGTACATTGTCGCCGACTTTGTGCTGACGGCGTTGGTCGCCATCGGTGCCGCCTTCTGGGGCGGACTGTTGTTGGATTACGGCCCGATCCTGCTGGGCGGATTGGAGATGCCGCGTTCGGCGCGGATCTTGTTGTTGGTTGCGTTATTCGTTGTTCTGGTCGTGTTGGCGATCCGTTTGTTGGGCGAACGCCTGTCGGCCGAACTGCCCGATGAGAGCCTCGCGTTGTTGTTGGAACGGCAGCATCCAGAACTGGGCGAACGCTTGATGACCAGCGTCCAATTGGCCCACGCCGAATCGAATCTCGACGCACATTCACGACCGCTGTATGAACACGTTCGCCGCGAAGCCGCTCAGTTGAGCGATGGGTTGGACATTCGCCGCGTTTTCCAATGGAAGCCGTTGATTCACAAAGCGATCGCGGCGGGGCTGATGCTACTGGCGGTGATGGTGTTTGTCGTGGTAACCCCGTCGATCGCTTCGCACGCAATCTCGCGGTTGTTGACGTTGAGTGATGATCCCTGGCCGCGGAAGGCCAAATTGGAGATGGTGGGTGTCGAAGTTCCGATCGTCTCGTTTGCCGATCCCGATAGTTCGGCGCCGCCGGAAGTGAAACTGCTGACGTTTGAAGATCGCAGCCTGCGGTTGGCCCGCGGCGGTTCGGCAACCTTGCGCGTTCGCGCGATCGCCGAAGACCGCGTGGTTCCGGAATTATGTACCGTGCATTATGAAACCGCTTCGGGACAGCGCGGCCAAGCGAATATGCGACGTGTGGGCGGACAGCGGAACGGGTACCAAGAGTTTTCGCTCGACGGTCCGCCGTTGGATGGCCTGGCCGAAGACGTTCGATTTACGGTCCGCGGGCTGGACGACCGGCTCAGTGATTTCCGAGTCCGGGTTGTCGACCCGCCCGCCATTGCGCAGCTAGAGATCCAGTGCCGGTATCCAGAATACCTCCGCGATCCGCAAAACACCTCGGACGCTGCCGACCTGATCGTCAACTACGCGCCCGGCCTCCGGATTCGCGAAGGCTCCGACCTGAAAGTGGTCGGGTACAGCAGCAAGCCGCTCTCTCGGGTCGATGTGATGTTGCGATCGGCCGATGGCGACGGCAAAGTGGAATCGGCCAAGGTGGCCTCCGACGGAATGTCGTTCGCACTTTCGCTGCCCCGTTTTTCCGAAGACCAAACGCTACTACTGTTGCCAGTGGATCGATTGGAGATCAGCGCCGGCGCACCGTTTCGGTTCTTCCTGGGAGTCGTGAATGATCAACCGCCTGAGATTTCGCTGAATCTCGTGGGCATCGGTTCGGCGATCACGCCGGTCGCAAAGATTCCGTTTATGGGAACGGTCAAAGACGACTACGAACTCAGCCGCACCGAGATCGCGTTGGCCGCGGCAAATCAACAAAACGTGCAACCGGTACTTCGCGACGTTCAACCACAGCGCGATGGATCGTTCGAAGGTCAAGTCGATCTGCGAGCGTTGGTGGCCGACGACGTGATGAAATCGATGGCGCCCGGTGAACGATTGAATCTATTTGCCGAAGCGACCGATCGCTACAGCCTAGCCGACCGGCACGTCACGCAAAGCGATCTTTACGGGCTGGATGTTGTATCGCCCGAAGAGTTGTTGGGACGTCTGGAACGTCGTGAATTGGGTTTGCGGGCACGGTTGGAGCAATCGATCGATGAAATCCGCCAACTACGCGATGTTTTAAAAACGATCTCCAGCGACGATTGGCAGGCGCCCGAATCGGCCACCGCCATGGTGCAAGATGGCGACGAAGAATCGTTGCGAGCTGAACAACTGCGTGTTTTGCGAATCCAACAATCGTCGTTACAAGCCAATAAAACGGGCGAAGAATTGACGGGAATTGCCGCTTCCCTAGGCGATATCATTCTCGAGATGGAGAACAACCGCGTCGATTCGGTCGATCGCCGGCAGCGGATCACGAGCCAAGTGCGGCAACCGCTGGAAGCTGTTGTTGGCGGCGAATTGAAATCGTTGCGAGCGTTGATCGAAGAACTAAGTCGGGTTGCCCGCGATCCCGCATCGGGACCGGAAGTTGCTGGCCAAGCTGTCGAAGCGGCCGAAGAAGTTCTGTTGCGATTGACGGCAATCCTTGACAGCATGTTAGACTTGGAGAGCTACAATGAGATCCTGGATATCGTCCGCGACCTGATCGATCGGCAAAACCGCTTGATCGATGATACCAAGGATGAACAGAAACGCCGGGTGTTGGACCTATTTAAACCGCAATAG